The DNA window ATGGACGCAGATATGGTCATAATGGATGAAAAATACTTTATTGAAAAGGAGAAGATAAAAGAAAAGAAACCTGTTGCTACTTTTCTGAGGGGGGAGCTTGTTTACGGAGACCTTTCTCAGGTCAAATAGGCCAGTCTTGCCTTAACGCCCTTTTCCTGACTATGTATAGCATGGGAACACTGAGGGCAAACAGGAACGCCATGCCTAGTGAACCGAGGGGGAATTCAGGAACGCTTGAGCCATTTACAAGCGTTAACTTCTCACACATAGCTGTGGCTGGAGGATAGCCATTACCTCCGCTATAGCTTACGACGAACACATAATTACCTGGAGCTTGGCCTGTGGTATCCCAACCTGCTGACTGATAGCTACCTGCGTGAGCAACAGTAACGGGAGGCAAAGTTGTTACAAGGTTGCCTGTTGGTTTATTGTTTGAGTTACAGGTTCCTGAATAGACAGCAAAGGTGATTGTACCTGTAGGCTGAGCATTGCCACCGTTTGAAACAGATAGGGTAGCGGTGTCATATACTACATTTCCTACGATGACTGTTGTAGCAGAAAGATTGGTAGTCAGGCTTGAGTGCCATGCAAAAGCTATGAACGTATTTGAAGTAAGGCCTAAAAGAAGAAAGATACTAGCTACCACAATGTAGCTTTTGTCTTTGTTCATAGTTCCAAGTCAGTGAAATATAGTTGAAAAAATTATGAAGCATAGACAAACTCTGATGGAGCAAAGACATGCAGCAAATCAGGCATTATCATAGAAGATTCTGCACCTACTTTTGTATCAAGGTCAGCAATATGAATGCC is part of the Conexivisphaerales archaeon genome and encodes:
- a CDS encoding Ig-like domain-containing protein — encoded protein: MNKDKSYIVVASIFLLLGLTSNTFIAFAWHSSLTTNLSATTVIVGNVVYDTATLSVSNGGNAQPTGTITFAVYSGTCNSNNKPTGNLVTTLPPVTVAHAGSYQSAGWDTTGQAPGNYVFVVSYSGGNGYPPATAMCEKLTLVNGSSVPEFPLGSLGMAFLFALSVPMLYIVRKRALRQDWPI